The proteins below come from a single Chryseobacterium nepalense genomic window:
- a CDS encoding phage tail sheath family protein, giving the protein MQNPTTPGISVEEITRLPNSVSLIDTAIPVFIGYTEMIPEEHTGPRNISSLLEYEKHFGKAKKESILLRDTEDKGVEIITPDAQFLMYYSLQMYFANGGGPCEILSAGNYTSGTVELADLIAGLNRVNHSDEPRLIVFPDAVSLPEADFYTIYNQTIAKITSTAKNWFVIIDTYYGNSVTQSNNRNTIANLRNNIVLTTHAAAYFPHLTTILNYTFDETDTPIVHTGLQSEGQASAVFYAGEIAALEELKAMASEEIESVSVDALVLADLLSQAIAIAEEINETADETSGQPLDAKADLIEAIEEAKAVLEAIYDGTIDDFVIPDDLEAGTPVFSGEFDALIDAILAVKDEVGAANGKTLKNLESSNSVLYHQIKKEISLLKVVLPPSAAMAGVYGRIDATRGVWKAPANVSLNYVLGPTEKVSDHEQSDMNVNDAGSVNAIRAFTGKGTLVWGARTMDAKEKTEDDQENIWKYINVRRYYDMIKLSIDRALTDGKFINEPNISQTWLHAETMIENFLNQQWMDGALAGSTAKEAYHVEVSGDIVKAGTMNITVKIALVRPAEFIVLNFSHQL; this is encoded by the coding sequence ATGCAAAATCCAACTACACCAGGTATTTCAGTTGAAGAAATTACCAGGCTTCCCAATTCGGTTTCATTAATAGATACAGCGATTCCGGTATTTATTGGATATACCGAAATGATTCCTGAAGAGCATACCGGTCCCAGGAATATCAGTTCTCTTTTGGAATATGAAAAACATTTTGGAAAAGCAAAAAAGGAAAGTATCCTCCTTAGAGATACAGAAGATAAAGGTGTAGAAATCATAACACCGGATGCACAGTTTTTAATGTATTATTCCCTTCAAATGTATTTTGCCAACGGAGGCGGGCCTTGTGAGATTCTGTCAGCAGGAAATTATACATCCGGAACAGTTGAGCTTGCTGATTTGATTGCAGGCCTGAATAGGGTTAATCATTCAGACGAACCCAGACTTATTGTTTTCCCTGATGCCGTATCATTACCCGAAGCCGATTTTTATACGATCTATAATCAGACGATTGCCAAAATTACATCCACTGCAAAAAACTGGTTTGTCATAATAGATACCTACTACGGAAATTCTGTAACTCAATCCAATAATCGTAATACCATTGCTAATCTTAGAAATAATATAGTACTTACAACTCATGCTGCAGCTTATTTCCCTCATTTAACCACGATTTTAAATTATACTTTTGATGAAACCGATACGCCTATTGTGCATACGGGTTTACAAAGTGAAGGACAGGCCAGTGCCGTTTTTTATGCCGGTGAAATCGCAGCTTTAGAGGAATTAAAAGCCATGGCAAGCGAAGAAATAGAAAGCGTATCGGTTGACGCTTTAGTATTGGCTGATTTATTAAGCCAGGCTATCGCTATCGCAGAGGAAATTAATGAAACTGCAGATGAAACTTCCGGCCAGCCTTTAGATGCAAAAGCAGATTTAATAGAAGCTATTGAAGAAGCAAAAGCCGTTCTGGAAGCTATCTATGATGGAACAATAGATGATTTTGTGATCCCGGATGATCTAGAAGCAGGTACTCCTGTTTTCAGTGGAGAGTTTGATGCATTAATAGACGCGATTCTTGCCGTAAAAGATGAGGTAGGCGCTGCAAACGGGAAAACCCTGAAAAACTTAGAATCGTCCAATTCGGTACTTTATCATCAGATTAAAAAAGAAATCTCATTGTTAAAGGTTGTTCTGCCGCCGTCCGCAGCAATGGCAGGTGTCTATGGCAGAATAGACGCAACCAGAGGGGTCTGGAAGGCACCGGCCAATGTGAGCCTTAATTATGTTCTGGGGCCCACGGAAAAAGTTTCGGATCATGAACAATCAGATATGAATGTCAATGATGCAGGATCAGTAAATGCTATCAGAGCTTTCACAGGAAAAGGAACATTGGTTTGGGGAGCAAGAACGATGGATGCAAAAGAAAAAACCGAAGACGACCAAGAAAATATCTGGAAATATATCAACGTACGTCGCTATTATGATATGATTAAACTCTCAATAGACAGAGCATTAACAGACGGAAAATTCATTAATGAACCTAATATTTCCCAAACCTGGTTGCATGCTGAAACAATGATCGAAAATTTCCTTAACCAGCAATGGATGGATGGAGCATTAGCCGGAAGTACCGCAAAAGAAGCATATCATGTTGAAGTTTCAGGTGATATCGTTAAAGCAGGAACAATGAATATAACCGTAAAAATAGCATTGGTACGTCCTGCGGAATTTATCGTATTGAATTTCTCACACCAATTATAA
- a CDS encoding DUF4255 domain-containing protein yields MIKEVLTILKNKLNDPVNGLKDGQNSGDIAVVDDIAKHEDDTSGLDDKVVITLLNVEEESTLKNRSWYTRTTVSEDPLLYDMKKQNPPAYLNLYLMVAANRNAYDKSLSDISKVIEIFQTNNVLEYTDSNVNKNFRFRIELHSIPFEQLSYIWGLLGGKVMPSALYKVSVVKIEAIGETNVNLIDEVNIKSIKVE; encoded by the coding sequence ATGATTAAAGAAGTATTGACAATTTTAAAAAATAAGCTCAATGATCCGGTAAATGGTTTAAAAGACGGTCAGAACAGCGGAGATATTGCAGTAGTAGATGATATAGCAAAACATGAAGATGATACCTCGGGTCTTGATGATAAAGTAGTGATCACACTCCTGAATGTTGAAGAAGAATCAACATTGAAAAACAGATCATGGTATACGAGAACCACTGTAAGTGAAGATCCTCTTTTGTATGATATGAAAAAGCAAAACCCGCCGGCTTATCTGAACCTGTATCTTATGGTTGCCGCCAACCGTAATGCTTATGACAAATCTTTATCGGATATCTCAAAAGTTATCGAAATATTTCAAACCAATAATGTGCTGGAATATACGGATTCCAATGTGAATAAAAATTTCAGGTTCAGAATTGAACTGCACTCTATTCCTTTTGAACAGCTGAGTTATATTTGGGGATTGTTGGGAGGAAAAGTAATGCCCTCTGCATTGTACAAGGTAAGCGTTGTAAAAATTGAAGCAATTGGAGAAACGAATGTTAATTTAATTGACGAAGTAAATATCAAAAGCATTAAAGTAGAATAA